The region AAACATTGTGATTACTAACAATCTGACCAACTTGGATGGGGTTGCACGAATTAGTCACTATCAACTATCAGGTAGAAACTAGTAAAAGTTCTAAAATGGGCACAATGTTTTGCAAAGTGATACAATCATACAAATAcagcaatttggtacacaaattATTGTGCATATGATACATTGATATCATCAAATCTGAATTTTGAATGCTTAAGGCAAAGATAATTGTTTACATTACACTGGTGCAAGTGCACTGCAGCAGACCAGCACATTGCCAAACAAGACCGCTAACCACTAACCGCTATCTGCTGATTACCAAACAAGGCCGTTATCCTCTAAAGACTCGAAGAGAATGATTCACACAAGAGAAACCACCATCCACCATAAGGTTCACCCCGCTAACGTACCTCGCTTCATCGCTGGCTAAGAAAAGCACAGCATTGGCAACATCACGGGCGGTCAAGTTCACGCCCTGCAAGTTGGCGTTTTTGGCTGCAAACGCGCGAAAGCCTTCCCATGCTTCCTCGGTTCTCTCGTCCTCGGGCATGTGAGCCAGTGCCAAGGGCGTGGGAACGGCGTAAGGGCCAACGCAGTTCACACGGATGCCGTGGCTTCCCAGCTCTGCAGCAACATTCTGAGTTAGCCCCAAGACCGCGTGCTTTGAAGCTGCATATGAATGCGGTCCAACTCCAGCAATCGCACTCGCAACGCTGCTGATAGAGACTATCGAGCCCTTCTTCAGCGGGATCATGACCCGAGCAGCGTGCTTCATCCCCAGGAAAACGCCTTTCAAATTCACATCAATTATCTTCTCGAATACAGACAGTTCAAAGTCCCGGATATCTGCAACAGGTGGCCCTGCCAGACCAGCATTGTTCACTATTATGTCGAGCGTGCCAAACTTATCAACTGCAACGTCCACTGAGCGACTAACATCATCTTCGAGCGATACATCACAGTGGACGAAACATACACTGGACTCGCCCCCGAGGGATCTGCAAACTTGCTGACCAAGATCATCTTGAATGTCTGCAACACAAACTTTAGCCCCGTGCTTGTGAAATAGACGAACGATGCTCTCTCCTATGCCACTCGCACCCCCAGTCACTAACGCAACTTTCCCAAATAGCCTGAAAACGAATTTCTATCATTTTATCGACTCAATAAGTATGATGATGCAGAGAATACAGAGAATCATATTCATGGCATGACTACTTGCAATGAACACGCTTTTTGCAATTCCAACTTCTAGCTTAGACGACGCATTTCTGATTTCAATTCATACACAATTGATAAGCAATAGCTAGGCACATCAAACGTAATAAACAGATGGGAAAAGACGAGTTTCTCTCTTATGCATACCCCCTCTCAGCATTTGGCAAAATAAGTTTAATTAAACTGACAAACACAATAGAAGAATCAGCAAATTTGTTCAAACTTAAGAATCAAAGCTCATATATCTACAATTAGCCATGTCACTTTCAAGTAGAATTGAAGCCCCATAAATTCTAGCTTTATCCAGTGAATAGGGACACCTGCCCAACACACAAGACATGTGAGTTTCATTATTagagtaataactaataagatcTTGATGAGGGATCAACTTCTGAATTGTCAGTGTTATACTGTTACCCAACCGAATTTCCTTAAAGCATTATAAAAACTAGAGGGGCACTCCAAAGCATTAAGAATCAAGATTCTTCAATAAGAATTAAACCTCTGAATCAGGTTTCCTGTTCTTTTTGTGCTATGCCCCAAaatttttggaaagaaaaaaaaaattgcaagtcTCCCATGTCTTTTCCATCTTAATCCAAGTTTCTAGCCTGATGTCAAATCTTGTGAGCATCTTTATGATTCTTTCCCATCTTAATCCAGGTTTCTAGCCTGATGCTAAATCTTGTGAGTATCTTTATGATTCAAAAATTGTCCCAGTTGTTTTATGATTACCAAGAATCTGAAACTCAACTTCTGCAGATGGTAAAGAAAGAGGACTATTGGACTAGGAGAGTCTATGGTCTTCTTGGTTTCGGCCTGTCAGCTATGAGAAACCTAGATTGGATTATCTGCTTATGATCCTTCGAcagttagggtcacaaggcgaggTTTGCCCAGTGATCCTTCGAcagttagggtcacaaggcgaggTTTGCCCAGTGCCTCTTCGAcagttagggtcacaaggcgaggTTTGCCCAGTGCCTATGGGAAACCTAGATTGGTTTTTCGTAATCCTTCGAcagttagggtcacaaggcgaggTTTGCCCAGTGATCCTTCGAcagttagggtcacaaggcgaggTTTGCCCAGTGCCTCTTCGAcagttagggtcacaaggcgaggTTTGCCCAGTGCCTATGGGAAACCTAGATTGGTTTTTCGTAATCCTTCGAcagttagggtcacaaggcggggtttgcCAGTGCACACCCTAAACGTGTTAGAGGAAACAAGAAGCATGGAAGAAAACCTGCATCTTCAAAACCCAAACTCAGAACAGCCTAACATGTACTGGGGCAAGAAGAAAACAGCCAAAGATTCCACCTTTAATCTCTCCAACAAAACACTATGTTTCAGGTTAGTAATATGTGGTCTATATTTAACTAAAAGGGGTGTTTTCTTCTTGGTCCTAGTTGGTTTAGCTACCTCACTATGCATGTTCAAACCACATTAGATCTTTCACTTTAGCTAAATCCCATCTGCGATTCTCAGCAAACAAAGCAGAAACTGAGCTCCCAATAGTCAAGGGGCCATAAAAACACACACCCAGCTCAAGATCCAAACATGCTTTGAACCAATCAGATTCACATGCGAGATTATTTAGCTCAATAAAATGCTCTAATCTGAAGAAAACTGTTTAGAGAAAAGAGTAAGGGCATCTACAAATGAAGTCTTGAATGTTACCTTTGGCATTGAATAGGAAGAGGATCTTCAGTACCAGCACTATCTGCCATTGCTAACACTATAGCAACAGATAAACAGAAAAACCAAAATATAGAGGAGTAGTTATACAACTTTCTTTGGGTGAGGAGTAAACTGCCACCACGCTCATTGGTTGGGTTAATATAACTGGAATCTCTGAGTATAGTGGCACCATCACGTTTAGTCCAATTTTCAATCTTTTAACCAGTCTTAGTCATAACTTTTCTATTACTTAAACTAAAGGAAGGATGATAGctggttaaatttgaaaatcaaataaCCATTAGtggttaaattaaaagtttaagactaaataTGACGGTGCGACTAAACTGAAAATGTATGGGTAAGAATAAAATTGCTGGTTTTTAAATACAAACATGCAACTAATTTCATTTTAATGTACAGTAAATTTGTTTTGAATATATTATCTacaaataaatatgtaatatattttttttaaaatatgtaatatattaaaaatcaatatgtaTCGACCCAATTAAATTGATTAGATTTATCTTGGTAATTCTTTACCGATTCCCTAATACATAATTTTGAGTTTCCTATGATAACttattataaacataatttgCCGATTGGGGTGAATTTTCCATGATAACCTGTAAGGCTATAAACATAATTTGCCATTGGGGAAGAACCTATAAACATAATTTACCGATTGGGGGCTTGGGGCggtagaaaaaataaaatattatcagCCCACGTGTGAGCAAGTGATTGGATTAGGTTTGAGTCAACATGCAAATTTGGAAAGTCGTGCGTGTCACTGTGTCAGCAACTTGCAAGCTAGAAATGACCTtccaacttttattttatttataaaaatatcataattattttccaatttttcaaattttttaaaattattattttatcaatttctACTCTCTCACAAATTTGAGACATTTTTCCTAGAACTCACACGatcaaaaatatattatctttggGTGCCACacttatactatatataaaagtaaaatcctttcatttcattttctcgtCTAAacttttgtaattaattaattaaatattttattagtcaaataattaataaagcttatttggtaagaaaatgtaaaatgaaaattaactaatattacgtatctattaattggtaatattgcttctatattcacgtagtaacgtaataatataataccgTATAGAAAAGACATactattaattaggtaataacataatagcataattggtaatattatatatggtattctataatataattgcctaattggtaatattattgtatgcaaattttgtgaataataattgattaattatattcataagtactaatatttaatttaaataataataattttagtatatgtgatttgatattcttgttagagaaaaa is a window of Ipomoea triloba cultivar NCNSP0323 chromosome 11, ASM357664v1 DNA encoding:
- the LOC115997558 gene encoding xanthoxin dehydrogenase — protein: MADSAGTEDPLPIQCQRLFGKVALVTGGASGIGESIVRLFHKHGAKVCVADIQDDLGQQVCRSLGGESSVCFVHCDVSLEDDVSRSVDVAVDKFGTLDIIVNNAGLAGPPVADIRDFELSVFEKIIDVNLKGVFLGMKHAARVMIPLKKGSIVSISSVASAIAGVGPHSYAASKHAVLGLTQNVAAELGSHGIRVNCVGPYAVPTPLALAHMPEDERTEEAWEGFRAFAAKNANLQGVNLTARDVANAVLFLASDEARYVSGVNLMVDGGFSCVNHSLRVFRG